The proteins below come from a single Mya arenaria isolate MELC-2E11 chromosome 8, ASM2691426v1 genomic window:
- the LOC128243963 gene encoding E3 ubiquitin-protein ligase TRIM33-like, with product MAEKVADTSDNADSVGGKLNKETDHRVRLCEPCFEEGAEVPAAKFCVECEDYLCETCVQYHRKVKPTKTHELINSGDTVQGSRAREGIDIFICSIHQGEMTHYCIKHDKLCCSKCVSKVHIICGDSICKVEAVAGKVEEEQEFKKMVEKIKTITVGAQENKQRATANIESGTERFEKEIEEIKKTVNEEITEIKAIELACDSVLREVGKWNNLVEIGKQTKAYGKLFIVMKLASEQLEILAETLQVLVENNKWKFNFLSLRSLHECPDERQVPILLKKISLTEIDASENEKASHKVEALSSFSSVEIHSTIDETTGSMFLIGQAPFGLREVTNDGEVKTIFLSNSIAKPGGIVLESDGTLLVSSEHTRGIKRVTVDGNVEDFITDKAPQHDKSQRRTHAHVSDANKFRTDSCPLDDSITRNVIPREREGHKRQT from the exons ATGGCGGAGAAAGTAGCGGACACAAGTGATAACGCGGACTCTGTCGGAGGGAAATTAAACAAAGAGACTGACCATCGTGTGAGGCTATGTGAGCCGTGTTTTGAGGAAGGGGCCGAGGTCCCCGCGGCTAAGTTTTGTGTTGAGTGTGAGGACTATTTGTGTGAGACATGCGTGCAATATCATCGAAAGGTCAAACCAACTAAAACCCATGAACTGATTAATAGTGGTGATACAGTGCAAGGTTCCAGGGCAAGAGAGggaatagatatatttatctgcTCGATTCACCAGGGAGAAATGACTCATTATTGTATTAAACATGATAAACTGTGTTGTTCAAAGTGCGTGAGCAAAGTTCATATCATATGCGGAGACAGTATTTGCAAGGTTGAAGCTGTAGCTGGTAAAGTAGAAGAGGAACAGGAATTCAAGAAAATGGTGGAAAAGATTAAAACGATAACTGTTGGTGCTCAGGAAAACAAACAGAGAGCAACAGCAAATATTGAATCAGGAACGGAACGCTTTGAAAAAGAAATAGAGGAGATTAAGAAGACAGTAAATGAAGAAATCACGGAAATAAAAGCAATCGAGTTGGCTTGTGATTCTGTTTTAAGAGAGGTAGGGAAGTGGAATAACCTTGTTGAAATTGGTAAACAAACGAAAGCGTATGGGAAATTATTCATTGTCATGAAACTGGCATCAGAACAACTTGAAATTCTTGCTGAAACCTTACAGGTTTTGGTAGAAAACAACAAATGGAAATTCAATTTCTTGTCGCTGCGGTCATTGCATGAATGCCCAGATGAACGGCAGGTGCCTATTCTTCTAAAGAAGATATCTCTAACTG AAATTGACGCTTCTGAAAATGAGAAAGCAAGCCATAAAGTGGAAGCGCTATCCAGTTTTTCTTCTGTAGAAATACATTCAACAATCGACGAAACAACAGGATCTATGTTCCTCATTGGCCAAGCTCCGTTTGGATTAAGAGAAGTCACCAACGATGGCGAGGTTAAGACaatatttctgtcaaattcaaTTGCAAAACCTGGGGGAATCGTGTTGGAGTCCGATGGAACACTTTTGGTCAGCAGCGAACACACTAGGGGCATCAAACGTGTGACGGTGGACGGCAATGTGGAGgatttcatcactg ATAAAGCGCCGCAACATGACAAGTCACAACGTAGGACACATGCACATGTCAGTGATGCGAATAAATTCAGGACCGATTCTTGTCCGCTCGACGACAGCATCACTCGCAATGTGATTCCGCGAGAGAGGGAGGGACACAAGCGCCAGACGTAG